The following is a genomic window from Amaranthus tricolor cultivar Red isolate AtriRed21 chromosome 10, ASM2621246v1, whole genome shotgun sequence.
GCCATTATGGCTATTCTGGTCTTTTTGGTAGCTAATATGTGAAAGAAATTGATAAAGTAGGAAATTATTAAGTCAAAATATTGATGTCCTTGACATTTTTCTTACCCCTTCTCATTAACCAGTACTATGCTAAGGTAAATAAGCAAAGAGGTTCTTAATTTAGAAATAATTACTTTCTCtgcaatgaacaagaataatgTTATTAATTAGTTGTTCTTAGTTAAAGAATAATATCTAATTGCATAAACCAATATATGGTGTCAACCAAGTTTTTAGACACTGGTATAAGTAATTCTAGTTGCTCATATTCAAATGTTAGATAATGGCTAAGATGTTGCTATTAGACAAAGCCACGTCTTGGCTTGACTTTAATTGGTAAATCTGTTCTTGAGTGCTTCACACCATATGCTTCACAAAGAGATGTCATGCGACTCATTAACTTTATCTTCACTTTAACTTCTCATTGTTTTGAGCTCCCTTTATCGAGATTCACTTCCTAGTTCCTACTGAATCCTCTTTAAGCCTCTAATTCTTATGCTCTTCTGAATAAAGACTAATCATTTTTCAAGTCAAGCAGAACATTCACACTATTCAGCTTCATCCCAGGAATCCAAGATCAACACTTTGCCTAAATTAGGATCCTTTGATATTGAGGACAACATCTTTAACTATGCTAGCTCCTTTCCAATGTCCTAATTTATAGGGTCTAAAATCCCTTCCACATTTAAATCTTCAAAGCTTTTGTTAAGTTACCAAGTTTGGCTAATAATGAACCTTTCCGGAGGGCTTGGACATTGTCTtctcaatttttaaaattattgatcAAGATGAATTGCCACCTTAAAGTTAAGTTTCATTTTATGAACCAGCTAATATTAGTGaagagaaataataaaatatctTACTATatgattcttaatttttttatcacaatCTTCTATCTCACCTCATAAAAACGAAACAAGGGGAACACTGAAAATTATTTGGAATTCATGTAACTAAGTTTAGCTGTATTGGAGTTCTTTGATTTCAAAAGAGTGACCTTCATCTTTGAGAGCAGATGTCCTTCAAATATTCATCAAGATAGCACAAATGATAGGAATTAAGAAGTAAGGGGAGCAACATTAAGAAACTCTCCAGCAGCTTCGACGATTGTTGTTTAATTTCATCAAATGAAAAGACCACCTAGAGACATGCAATAAAGATCCTAGACCAAGATGAAAAAAGTCTAGAACTCCGATAAAGACAAGTCAAATCTAAAATAACAAGTCTAGATCACCGAGGGGACAAATCATCAAATAGATGACTACAGACGGGAAACTGAAACAGGGGCACAACCCTCACATAAGGTGAACACAGAAAACATAAAAGAACATATAAAAGGGTTGAGACCTGTTGGCGTTGCCAAGAATTGAAGGACCCTTACCGTTGTCAAGCTCAAGGAAATGGGTTAGAGGTTTTCTTTTGCACCGAATTCAGAGAGATGTCTCTCAAAATACATGTGGAAATAAGTAATTTTAGAAGGAACACTTCTCTTCAATCAATGGCTTGAACCCAAGAAATAACTTGTTTTCTCATCTGGTTTTTCACAAAAGCACTTGGATCACTCTCGAGAAACTTGGGGATGTGATTTGTCTCACTCGCTCTCAAACAAGATCAATATACAGCGTAAAGTCGTGAACAATTGCTTAGAGTTTTCTGAATTTTTGTATTCAATCTCTTCTATGTCTGTGCCTGATCACCTCTTGCATCCAATTCACATATGTATTTGTAAGGTTGACAGCCTAATTTTAATCTCATTTTGTGTATGATTTACTATTTACTACAGAGTGCTGTATCTGGGCTCAATAGAGGTCTTGCTGCTAGTGAGGATGATCTGAGGAGGGCAGATGATGCTGCACGAGAGCTTGAAGCTGCTGCTGGACCTTTAGACCTCACATCTGATCTTGATAAACTCCAAGGAAGATGGAAACTGATATATAGCAGTGCTTTCTCATCTCGCACTTTAGGTGGGAGCCGTCCAGGACCTCCCACTGGAAGGCTTCTTCCGATCACCCTTGGTCAGGTCTGCCAGTCATACTTCCATTTTACTGCTAAATTGTCTCTTTATAGACCAGTAGGGTTGACTCTTCAAATTCTTAATCTAGAATTTATTGTCATTTGTCAAACTCAGTCTCTCCGGTTACAAATATGACGTGCTTGTACAAAATCATATGTGTAGTATATGGGCTACGGGTCTGTTTTGCTCGCGATGGCTTTCGACTGCAGTTGACTGGATGTGTATTGACTAATTTGTAGGCTATTAAGTCAACTGTTTAAGCAACTACTATggagatatttggtaaaaattagttgTTAGCTGTTAGTTATTTATTAAACAAAAAGTGTGTCAATAAGCTAAAAGCTAATGAAAAGGATACTAATACTAGCCTTTTGTTTTGGGGTATCAACTTTTCAGTTGACCTACAAGCtatttaccaaataattttttttgatgtttgactaactaaaaaatcaaaagctAAAAGCCTGCAAAAAAAGCCAACTCAAGTCAACACACCCAATTTTTATCCTTTCTCCATCACCTTGCTTAAGTAGAGCGGAAATTTTATGATAAACCAAATGTCCAAAACTATTCCAGGAAAGGTGAACTTTTAAGGACATCTTGATATGATACTACATATGTAATCATTTATCCAGGGTGAAGGAGTGTGAAATTGCTAACTTTTGGTGTTGTACTTGAGTCAAAACTTAGCTTGTACTTCGTTGCATTTACTCGCTGTTCTTCTGTGTAGGTGTTTCAACGAATCGATGTAGTTAGCAAAGATTTTGACAATATTGTCGAGATTGAACTAGGCGCTCCATGGCCATTACCACCTCTTGAAGTGACTGCCACATTAGCACACAAATTCGAACTCATAGGTTGTTTTTCTTAAACATCATCTAAATCAAGTTTGTGTTTTCAAGTAAAGGTTGTGTTTTAAGAAAAGATATATACTTTTTCCATGTGGTTAGGATCCTCGAAGGTTAAGATCGTGTTTGAAAAAACAACCGTGAAGACAACTGGAAACTTGTCGCAGCTACCTCCACTAGAAGTTCCTCGTATTCCAGATGCACTCCGGCCTCAAACGAACCCTGGAAGTGGTGATTTTGAGGTCACGTATATGGATGCAGATACCCGTGTCACTAGAGGAGACAGAGGTGAGCTTAGAGTATTCGTCATCTCTTAAACTATAGAACTGTAATAAATCTCTCGACTTGCTTAAAATGTTAaatgtatatttattttgtatgatatataTTTGAGATACATAATTCTCAAAATACAAATGTACAGAGAATGCCATGGGTTCAAGACCAAATTTTGTACGATGTTGTAATTGTAACTGGTTATGATAATTGTTTTTGCCCTACTCAATGACTAGGGTAACTCTTGTTTCTGTTCAATTCAGCCTTTCAGTTCATTAAAGCAGTAAGAGCCAAAATACCCCTTCCTCTTTAAATTTGCTAgctttgttataaaaaaacTATTGCATGAAaacttttctcttttctctttttGGCCAGGTCAGGGCAATTTCCTAACGAATTTGGCCAGTTCAAGAAAATATTTTGACCAGCCcatcccatatatatatatatatatatatatatatatatatatatatatatatatatatatatatatatatatatatatatattcatttttCAATCGAGAAATAAATTGATCTCGTGATCCATTTTGTCATTGAGGTTGTGATCTgcaattcaaaaataaatgctGCAAGATTAGGAGGAAAATAAattaccatttcaaaaacatgttttgcatgcaattctgaatttgaaataaattttgagATCAACATCAAGAGAATGCACTTGGTGAGACTTGCAAAATCAGTCATTAACAAAATTCTCCTATTGACGCTCTTACTAAATCACTCGACAATAACTAGCAAATACACCACTGTATCGAGACCCTTgctaaatgaattttttttataatcttagtTAAAagacattttaatatttttacggTACAACCGATTAAAAGCTCGACCTTTGAAGATAATTTTCCGGGATCAACCCTTTGAAAACGGGCTAGGTTATGGCCTTTTAATTGGCACTGCTCCATTGCACACctttaatatttatgatataaCATCGCTAtctcttttatttattaatgaattcCTAGAAATTTCAAGTGTAATTGGATAGGTTTATATAATTTAGATtgcaattttataaaaattacttAACCAATAGCTTAATAAAAACTTACTAAGCATAACTTacatagaaaaataaaagacaacTTTACTCTTACGGTTAATTAGTAAACAAAAAGACGCATTTTGTATAATTACACCAAACAAATCATGGCTTAGAATGTTATTAAAGTGAGCTCCAAGAAGGAAGTCGTTGAAAGTTAATGAGAAGAAAATTTATCTCTCTTTAAAAGTTTTCTTAAAACTTTTtgctttttctattttttcatCCTCACTGTCTTAGGTACCTCTAGATTTATTGGCAACGCAACAAACGTAGAGGTGCTAATATAGCCCACCTTGAATTCTATTTTTCCTATTTTAGAGTGCTAATCACGTATGCAACATTAAAGTGCAAGACATCTCTGTAAGTGGTCATCAATAATAGATGTGTAAGGCTTCTTCATGTGAGTCTCATCATTAAGGGGCACAAGACCACAAGACTCATAGGGATCACCACCAACAAAAGAATCCACCAAGGTCTCAACAAAAGAGTCAGTATCATACAAAACTCTTTAAAATCTTTATACTCACAAATTGACTCATTCTCATCATCACTAGGCTAATCGATGATAATATAGAATGAATTAGAAGAAAGGGCTAAGAAATTAGCATCCCCATACTCAATTAAGTGACTATTCAAATACAAATTCAATCCATTCTCATTATCCCCAAGTGCACAATAAAATGCGTTATGCCTAAACATGGTCTAAAGCATAAAGATTAGGTATGTCAAGAGTTTACCACACAAAATAGTTCAATACTTGATTGATGTGATGGTTAAAGAACCCATTGTCTCTCAAAGCCTAAAATCCTCAAGTCATATCATTCAAAACCCTATACAAAGTCATACATATATACCTTTTCTCAAGGCCAGGCCATGGTCATAAGGGAGGAAATTGCCAAATCTCctaaaaattacattaatacATTAAAGGTTTATCCTCGAAAATAAGTAAAGCATGACatttaaacaatgaaaaattttttaaaaaattgttttcttGAGCCTTTTTTCGAattcttaataattataatcaaTGTAAATTGTTATTTATCAAGGCTAAAATTTGTTTTACACAATTTGAGAAAACTTATAgatcaaaatttcaaatttagagaattttaacattttcgaaTTTTTGTTAATCCAATTTAGCTATATTTTTTAGGGTTGATGATCAAATTCATTTCATCTTGAGGTTCGATTActaaaaaatcaagtttaatttaaatattttgggTAGTTTATTCTGTTCAAATTCGATTTTTGCTATTTTCGATCTCGACATATTTCCAACAGGTGAACTTCGAGTGGCTGATTCAAATAGGTCCAATTCAAATTCggataattataaaaatttagggTTCATTCTCGAATCCAATTGGTTTTTCAATCGAAACAATTTTCAATATAGACTTTTATTTGATTCGACAATATTCGTACGGTTCGAGCGTGTTGGTATAATCGATTTGAGTGtgaacatttttttatatttctagtctattttcgtattttgagtCAATATTTCTTTGTTGAAGTATCTAAATCGATATattgatcatattttaaaaataatttaaaaaataaaatatatattatatattcccGGTCTCTTTGAATTTACTACTAAaagtactatttttttttttctcacaaCATGTATCCTTTAATaccaaattaaaagaaatagatAAAtgatttttgagaaaaattagAATGAtgagattttttaaaaacatttaaatcaTTGAGTCGATTTAAACCCAACTATGCAACAAAATtaggtttttaaaaatttttatcaaaaaaagttAAGAAAATAAAGGAAATGAATTGAAGGTGCACCGGCAAAGCAAAGGCACACACGGGCACCGCGAAGAACATGTTTAAATTACCCTCTTCAAACAAACATGGCCAAAAAATATAGCCGTTAGAAAAAACCTTAACGGCTATTTTCTGTTTCAAAATAAGGTAAGGAAATCATTTCACAATTTCTCTTTCCAGTAATGCAAATCTTGCCGTTACAATCATTTCTCTTTCCCTTCTCACTCTTTCAGCTCTctgtctctctctctctccgcCATTAACACTCAAATAAACAATCTTTGAATCTTTTTTTCATTGACCCATCAAAAATCCCAATTCAATTGAACAGTTACAATCAATCTTGAAATGCTGTTTTAGTCAAAAACTTTcacaaagatttaacatttatttttggtGATACGAATTGCATTCAATGGCTCCAACaccatcatcttcttcaaaatcaaatcatacccattttaatcaaataagaacTCCACATTCTAAACAACGTTTAAATTTCAATTCCTCAAAAATTCCTCATCCTTCACCAAACCCtaatcaaaaccctaatttaccACCGCCAGAACATCCTGTTGAAGTAATCGGAAGAATTAGGAATCTTCCCGAATCAGTTAAAGATGAAAAACCCATTTCTAGCGTCTTTCAAGTAAACCCAGATCACCAGACTATTCGGGTCAAAACTGAAATTGGGTATAGAGATTTTACTCTTGATGGAGTTTCTTCCTCTGAGGAAGATGATCTTGAAGGGTTTTATAAGAAGTTTATTGAGAGTAGGATTCTTGGGGTCAAAATGGGTGCTAAATGTACTATAATGATGTACGGGCCAACGGGTTCGGGTAAAAGTCACACCATGTTTGGGTGCTTGAAGCAACCTGGGATTGTTTATAAGTCTTTAAAAGATATTTTGCAGGAGAAAGAAAATGGTAATGGAGTTGGAATGTTTGTGCAAGTTTCTGTCCTAGAGATTTACAATGAGGAGATTTATGATCTTCTGTCTTGTGATAAAGGTGGTGGATCATTTAATCTTTGGTCCAAAGGCAGTGCTTCTAAGGTAATTCTATTGAAAATTTTGTCTTTTCTTTTGAATTGTTGATTATAACTTTGAATTGTTTATTTAGGCAGGCTAGCTTTGTAGTATTTTGTTATAGTATGATCTAATGGTGTGTGAATTGTGAGTCATGTTAGTAGCATAACATAGACTTGATGCTAAGTTTTTGGTGCTATTATCATTGTTTAGCCTTGGTTATTAGAATGGTCTGTGTGAATTGTGATTTATGTTagtaacatcatcatcatcatacacgGGTATATCCACGCTCATAAAAGcttatgatcagggtctgggaaGGGTTTACTAACATAGAATTGATGCTATGTTTTTGGTGCAATTATCATTGTTTAGCCTTTGTTATAAGAATGGTGTGTGTGAATTGTGATTTATGTTAGTAACATCATCATTTTCATACTcggtatatcccgctcataaaagcttatgatcagggtctgagAAGGGTTTACTAACATAGACTTGATGCTATGTTTTGGtgcaattatttttgtttagcCTTGGTTATTAGGCGTTATTTGTGATTTATGTTAGTAACATTATCAATTCGTCATCATCATACGCGGTATTTTCCACTCATAGAAGCTTATGATCATGGTCTGAGAAGGATTTGATGACGACCCAACTCTAGTTATTAATAATTAGTAACTTTATCATGAGATGGATCTCATCGGATTGAAATCAGGAGTGTAGAGTAAGGTCTTCATATAGTATTTAACTCAATCATGCTATTAAATGTGATGCTTTGTCCTGCTATCATGAAATAAAAGTTCATGTTGAAAACCCTGATTCCAGGTAAAACTAGAAGTGATGGGAAAGAAAGCTAAAAATGCAACATTCATATCTGGAAACGAGGCTGGAAAAATAGTGAAGGAGATTCAGAAAGTGGAGAAGCGAAGGATTGTCCGAAGCACAAATTGCAACGACAGAAGTTCACGGAGCCACTGCATGGTTTGTATGCTTTATAACACACCGTTTATACAATTTGTTGTGTAATTCGTTTTGCTCGACCAAGTTTATGAACATTTTCTTGTAAAATTAACCGTGGCAGATAATCTTGGATGCCCCGACTGTTGGTGGAAGGCTGATGCTTGTCGATATGGCAGGATCAGAAAACATAGAACAAGCTGGTCAGGTTGGCTTTGAGGCCAAAATGCAGGTAAGATTTGTGAATATAAATTTCTGTGTTAAAATTCTAAATACTCCTCGGCCCTTGGATTTTGCTACATAATAACGTGAATCAAAGCTGTGTAGCAAATTCAATGGGACGGAAGGAGTAAATGTCGACTGCTTGCTTAATTTAAGTCTCTCGGGTACTTGTGTAGACCGCAAAGATTAATCAAGGTAATACAGCGTTGAAAAGAGTTGTCGAATCTATTGCCAATGGTGATTCCCATGTACCATTCAGAGACAGCAAGCTGACTATGCTTTTGCAGGTAATATAACTTTTTTCTGTTTTCTCTCGTGTTCACAATATTGCAGGGGCGAATCTAGAAATATTTATTTCCTGGGCCAATATTATATGACCTTTCATTGGCCTGGTGTAATTAGCTGGAACCGCCTTTGTCAAAGCGCATAAAAAGTCGTGGGTTCAAACACTGAACATCAGTTTAACATACTACTTTATTTCTCATGACCCGTGCCATGGCCCATGCCAGCCCGAATCTAGATACGCCTCTGCAATATTGGTTCGTGTTCACAATATTCACCTAAAGAAATTTGGTATTGTTTTATGTTCTATTGATGTAGGATTCATTCGAGGACGATAAGTCGAAGATATTGATGATCTTATGTGCAAATCCAGACCCAAAAGAAATGCATAAAACAATCTCTACACTCGAGTATGGAGCGAAAGCAAAATGCATCGTTCGTGGCCCACATACCCCTGTGAATGATAAGATCAACGGTGAGGATTCTTCTGCTGTGATTATGGGGTCACGAATTGCTGCAATGGATCAGTTTATTCTGAAGCTACAAACTGAAAACAAGCAGAGAGAGGAAGAGTGCAGTGAAGCGAAGAAGTTGCTTCAGAAAAAAGAAGAGGAGGTTTCAACGTTAAGGATAAAACTCGAGCAGATGGCAGGAGTAAAAGTCTCGGGTGCTAGTGAGGAGGAGATCAACGAAAAGGTGAATGAGCGTATGGAGGTGATGAGAAAAGAACTCGAGAAGCAACTAGAAGAGTGTCAAAGAATGGCTAACGAATATGTCGAGTTGGAGAAAAGACGAATGGAAGAAAAAATACAACGGCAACAACAAGAAGTCGAAATGTTGAGGCGAAGGTTAGAGGAAATGGAACTTGAGCTATCTCGTTCTAGGGACGGAAGTAGTGGAAGTAGTGATGGAAGCGGGGTCGAGTTAGAAAGCCTTAGTCTTGTTAAAAGGCTAAAGGAAGTGTATGCTGAGGAAGACTTCGGAATGGAGAAGTCGATGGACTTGGACACGGGCGATCAAGAATCTTATACCTGCGAAGTGAAAATCATCGGGCAGTACCCCTCGAATGTGCTCGGTGGGGTGCACAATTCGTTCACTCCAATGCTTGGTGATAAAACGTATCTTAGCACGGTTTTTGAGGAGGATGAGGAAGAGGATGACGAGGTAGAAAAGAATGTAATCGACGAAAAGAAAGTCTCGTCATCTCCTATATCGAACGAGATTCACCTCTCGCCCTCGTCTAGGAAAACCCGAATTCAGAACATCTTTACATTGTGTGGAAACTACAGGGAACTTTCACAACACAATCTATCAGAAAAATCGACACCCGAGAATGATAATGCTACGATTATTACACCCGTTCGTTCACAAGCGTCTCCTGCTAGTACGCCTGTTCGTGCACATCCTACCACACCGGAGCCTATGAAGGAAAACTTGAATCCATTACCGAACACTGAAAATGGTGTTCTGATTGAGGTATATGTTAAGTGGGAGGTAACTAAGGATAACCCAGGAAAATTCATCACCAAACTTAAGATTGCTAAGGATGCTAGCTTGGCTGATTTGAGGAAACTTATTGATATCCATCTTGGGGTTGACAAGCAGGATTTCACCTTTCTGTTGTTAGGGGTATGTTTTTCCTGTTTTTACTGACGTTTATTCATGGATTATCTGATTCCTTTTGTTCTTGTTGAAGGACATTAGGCCTCTGCATTGGGCCGGATAAGGATCGTGGCGGATTTTTAAGGGCTTAAATGAAAGTTGGGTTGGGTTGGGCTGGGCTTTGTTAAATGCGATGACTTAAAACAGATCGGGTCCATTGTGCCCAAACCGGGCTGGGCCCGCTCACATAATTTTTTACTAAACAgaaagtaataaacaataacgcTCACGTAATTTTTTACTAAACAgaaagtaataaacaataaatctTCGGAGAATTAAAGTTAACTAGGAGTACATAAAAATCTTTGAACTAAAAAAATCATCATTGTAATTATTGAACCAAAATTTAATGTGATAAAAACAATGAGAACAAGCCCTAAAGTTTTGTTAGTTTCTTAATTTGGAAAATCGAAGTAAGAGACGAGTGTTAGAATCAAATTGGGTTGTTTTAATTGAATGTTAGTCTCTCTCAAGCCCTTATTAAAGCTCGTTTTCAGCCCCTCCATATTATTAATGGTTGAGCCCGTATTAAGCTTGACTCGTATTCAACCCGGCCCGCACATACCCCTTAAAAAATGGGTCGGGTAAGTGCTTAAATTTGGGCCCGTCCCATACAACACCCCTTAACAACAAAATTTCATGTTATATGTGTATATGATGATAAAATCTCTCCATTTGTTACACTAATAATATTCGACTCTTTATTACTTGGTTGCTCGTGTAAAAAAGTTTACATATGTGTTCATagtaattaaaatagtaaatcaaataaGTATAAAATGGATTTTTTGGACCCTCTGATAATAGGGCCCTGTGCGGTAAACCGCTTTGTCCATGCAAATCGACGGCCATGCTTTACTTTGATCTAACAAAACCACATGTTATCTGTGTATATGTAGGACCCTACTGGCGCCCCAATCTCGAAAGAAAAGGAAGCAACCGTTCAAGCGAGTAAACTACCGACATGCAACAACCAACTGGGAGGGCACATGGCATGTTTGCGGCCGGCCAAGGGCGCTCAAACTCCTAGTATTCATCCTTTCACTCCCCTGGAAAACAAGCTTCCTACAACCCCAGTTTCTTGTGTGAAAAAGTTGGTTAATGAGTCTTTATCACCTGGCCAAGACTCTAATCTAGGTTCCACTCCCTTTATCACTGTTCGACGATATTAAGAGTTACATACACCTATGTACTCTGTATGGACAGATTTGTATGACTGACTAGTGAATTGTGAAGTGTATTTTGTTATATAATTCCTTTTGGCTACCTTTCTAATTACATTCTTGTTTCTTAATTTCACTGTCCCTTTGAATTTGTTAACCTACGTATGAAAAGCTTTCAATTTGATGCGTAATGTGTCTATAACTGTGCCTGAAAGTAAGCAAAAAGTAACGAAGGAAAACAGGATGATCGTTGATGTTTAGGGTTTGGAGATGATGGCAAAGTATACCGTATCAAGTTACAGTAATTGAGACTCTCGACTCAAGAATGACCCTATTAAGTTGCGGTCAGTGAGACTCTTGACTCAAGAATGATTCTATCAAGTTGCGGTCAGTGAGATTCTCGACTCAAGAATGACCCTCGGTGGGAAAATTACATGTGCTTTAAATGAATAATGAGTCATGCCTAAGATGGTTAATTTTCTATTTACTTCTTCAATTAAAgaatacaagtatacaactaTCAATCTCTTGTTGCAAAGCAATAGTTGAGAATCTACACCAAAGCTTGACAAAAATAAGTTTCTTTTTGGTCTACAAAAACATATACATATCACAAGAACTAATAATATCATCACATAGCATGAATTCCTCTAGAAATATCATCCAATGACTTCTGATCTTCTTGCTCTGATGAAACTTTTAGAACAGAACTTTGGCATGTGTCCTTGCCTTTATTCCTACGACCTTCGGTTTGTTCTGCGCCTGGTGCTGATTTTATAGGCTTATTACTGCTGCTGATTCCTCCTCCGGTCCCAGGATCCGAGAAGTTCAAAATGCTGGATGGCTTGGACCGGGTTGAAGCCCGAGAAGAGGACTGCCCGCTGGATGGGCCACTCTTAGGCTTCTTCCGCCGTGTGGTGGACTTTGTGCTTGCTGATGAGGTTGAGTCACCCTCTAAGCCAGAACCCActtgttggtttgttttgttttctgatGTTGACTTTTTAGGAGAGTCAGTAGTTGAGGATGAGCTGGCACGCCTCGACCCTTTGACTTTTTCTGACCTTCGTCGAGAGGGAGAGTCAAGGGGCGGCGTGTCTATGCCTATTGAGGGCCGTAGGTCCCTCGACCTAGTGATATTTTGTTGATCACCTAGACATAAATCTATCAAATTTTAGTTTCTGACTACATTCATCGTCATCATCGTTATCAATCCAGTATCCCGTCTCTAAACAGGATTTAGGTGAGGAAAGATGGCAAACACTCCATATCCATCCTCCCTTCAAAGAAAACTAGAGGAATGCGGTGAATTTTAcccaaaaaggaaaagaagCTAATTTAGAATAGCTTATTTATGTTGAAACAACTTCTTGGTATGAATAAGTTGATTTAGAATAAGCTACCACCACCAGTGTGTTTAAAATCAACTC
Proteins encoded in this region:
- the LOC130825650 gene encoding plastid-lipid-associated protein 6, chloroplastic — encoded protein: MALLLSPASQTRLTLSSSSSSSSVVPSRDFLSYGGKLQSFKVSTIQNGRRFYPKLQVSVTESPPPPPLPSPDYKELIDSLKLKLLSAVSGLNRGLAASEDDLRRADDAARELEAAAGPLDLTSDLDKLQGRWKLIYSSAFSSRTLGGSRPGPPTGRLLPITLGQVFQRIDVVSKDFDNIVEIELGAPWPLPPLEVTATLAHKFELIGSSKVKIVFEKTTVKTTGNLSQLPPLEVPRIPDALRPQTNPGSGDFEVTYMDADTRVTRGDRGELRVFVIS
- the LOC130825651 gene encoding kinesin-like protein KIN-10A gives rise to the protein MAPTPSSSSKSNHTHFNQIRTPHSKQRLNFNSSKIPHPSPNPNQNPNLPPPEHPVEVIGRIRNLPESVKDEKPISSVFQVNPDHQTIRVKTEIGYRDFTLDGVSSSEEDDLEGFYKKFIESRILGVKMGAKCTIMMYGPTGSGKSHTMFGCLKQPGIVYKSLKDILQEKENGNGVGMFVQVSVLEIYNEEIYDLLSCDKGGGSFNLWSKGSASKVKLEVMGKKAKNATFISGNEAGKIVKEIQKVEKRRIVRSTNCNDRSSRSHCMIILDAPTVGGRLMLVDMAGSENIEQAGQVGFEAKMQTAKINQGNTALKRVVESIANGDSHVPFRDSKLTMLLQDSFEDDKSKILMILCANPDPKEMHKTISTLEYGAKAKCIVRGPHTPVNDKINGEDSSAVIMGSRIAAMDQFILKLQTENKQREEECSEAKKLLQKKEEEVSTLRIKLEQMAGVKVSGASEEEINEKVNERMEVMRKELEKQLEECQRMANEYVELEKRRMEEKIQRQQQEVEMLRRRLEEMELELSRSRDGSSGSSDGSGVELESLSLVKRLKEVYAEEDFGMEKSMDLDTGDQESYTCEVKIIGQYPSNVLGGVHNSFTPMLGDKTYLSTVFEEDEEEDDEVEKNVIDEKKVSSSPISNEIHLSPSSRKTRIQNIFTLCGNYRELSQHNLSEKSTPENDNATIITPVRSQASPASTPVRAHPTTPEPMKENLNPLPNTENGVLIEVYVKWEVTKDNPGKFITKLKIAKDASLADLRKLIDIHLGVDKQDFTFLLLGDPTGAPISKEKEATVQASKLPTCNNQLGGHMACLRPAKGAQTPSIHPFTPLENKLPTTPVSCVKKLVNESLSPGQDSNLGSTPFITVRRY
- the LOC130825653 gene encoding uncharacterized protein LOC130825653 isoform X4, whose amino-acid sequence is MQMKNKSKKCKLGFLLMLSMLPILDGMVQLLILLAGSFKEGDSEGGGGGAPVNGDQQNITRSRDLRPSIGIDTPPLDSPSRRRSEKVKGSRRASSSSTTDSPKKSTSENKTNQQVGSGLEGDSTSSASTKSTTRRKKPKSGPSSGQSSSRASTRSKPSSILNFSDPGTGGGISSSNKPIKSAPGAEQTEGRRNKGKDTCQSSVLKVSSEQEDQKSLDDISRGIHAM
- the LOC130825653 gene encoding CRIB domain-containing protein RIC5-like isoform X2, translated to MSMKMKGLLRGLRYISTIFDEEQEQEMQIGFPTDVKHVAHIGWDGPTANSPSWISSFKEGDSEGGGGGAPVNGDQQNITRSRDLRPSIGIDTPPLDSPSRRRSEKVKGSRRASSSSTTDSPKKSTSENKTNQQVGSGLEGDSTSSASTKSTTRRKKPKSGPSSGQSSSRASTRSKPSSILNFSDPGTGGGISSSNKPIKSAPGAEQTEGRRNKGKDTCQSSVLKVSSEQEDQKSLDDISRGIHAM
- the LOC130825653 gene encoding uncharacterized protein LOC130825653 isoform X3, which produces MQMKNKSKKCKLGFLLMLSMLPILDGMVQLLILLAGSFKEGDSEGGGGGAPVNDLCLGDQQNITRSRDLRPSIGIDTPPLDSPSRRRSEKVKGSRRASSSSTTDSPKKSTSENKTNQQVGSGLEGDSTSSASTKSTTRRKKPKSGPSSGQSSSRASTRSKPSSILNFSDPGTGGGISSSNKPIKSAPGAEQTEGRRNKGKDTCQSSVLKVSSEQEDQKSLDDISRGIHAM
- the LOC130825653 gene encoding CRIB domain-containing protein RIC5-like isoform X1, with translation MSMKMKGLLRGLRYISTIFDEEQEQEMQIGFPTDVKHVAHIGWDGPTANSPSWISSFKEGDSEGGGGGAPVNDLCLGDQQNITRSRDLRPSIGIDTPPLDSPSRRRSEKVKGSRRASSSSTTDSPKKSTSENKTNQQVGSGLEGDSTSSASTKSTTRRKKPKSGPSSGQSSSRASTRSKPSSILNFSDPGTGGGISSSNKPIKSAPGAEQTEGRRNKGKDTCQSSVLKVSSEQEDQKSLDDISRGIHAM
- the LOC130825653 gene encoding CRIB domain-containing protein RIC3-like isoform X5, which produces MQIGFPTDVKHVAHIGWDGPTANSPSWISSFKEGDSEGGGGGAPVNDLCLGDQQNITRSRDLRPSIGIDTPPLDSPSRRRSEKVKGSRRASSSSTTDSPKKSTSENKTNQQVGSGLEGDSTSSASTKSTTRRKKPKSGPSSGQSSSRASTRSKPSSILNFSDPGTGGGISSSNKPIKSAPGAEQTEGRRNKGKDTCQSSVLKVSSEQEDQKSLDDISRGIHAM